A single window of Cellulomonas sp. NTE-D12 DNA harbors:
- a CDS encoding alpha-glucosidase, translated as MTFTPADAPWWTRAVVYQIYPRSFADSDGDGMGDLRGILEHVDHLVDLGVDVVWLSPVYRSPQDDNGYDISDYQDVDPMFGTLADLDELIDTLHGHGIRLVMDLVVNHTSDAHPWFVASRSSKDDPKRDWYWWRPARAGMEPGTAGAEPNNWGSFFSGPAWQYDQATGEYYLHLFSSRQPDLNWENPDVRAAVYSMMRWWLDRGVDGFRMDVINLISKDPRLPDGEAQHGAHAGPLVANGPRVHEFLAEMYREVFAGRADKLITVGETPGATVADGERYTDPARHELDMVFTFEHVDLDHGPGGKFDVRPLKLTDLKAVLGRWQVGLAERGWNSLYWDNHDQPRIVSRWGDDGRYRRESARMLATVLHLHRGTPYVYQGEELGMTNAHWDTFDHYRDIESLRYVEEMRAAGTLTDQQLLAALAAMSRDNARTPMQWDDSPQAGFTTGQPWLPVNVNRTTINAREDRADPDSVFAHYRRLIALRHDHAVVALGDFTMVLPDDEHVYAFTRRLGAEELLVLGNFTGDPQPVALDDPWPADAEVLIGSYPGRTPGPDTALRPWEARVYRRLHA; from the coding sequence GTGACCTTCACCCCCGCCGACGCGCCGTGGTGGACGCGTGCCGTCGTCTACCAGATCTACCCCCGCTCCTTCGCCGACTCCGACGGTGACGGCATGGGTGACCTGCGCGGGATCCTCGAGCACGTCGACCACCTGGTGGACCTCGGCGTGGACGTCGTCTGGCTGTCGCCGGTGTACCGCAGCCCGCAGGACGACAACGGCTACGACATCAGCGACTACCAGGACGTCGACCCGATGTTCGGCACGTTGGCGGACCTGGACGAGCTGATCGACACGCTGCACGGCCACGGCATCCGGCTGGTGATGGACCTCGTCGTCAACCACACGTCCGACGCGCACCCGTGGTTCGTCGCCTCGCGCTCGTCGAAGGACGACCCCAAGCGGGACTGGTACTGGTGGCGGCCGGCGCGCGCCGGCATGGAGCCGGGCACGGCCGGTGCCGAGCCGAACAACTGGGGCTCCTTCTTCTCGGGTCCGGCGTGGCAGTACGACCAGGCGACGGGCGAGTACTACCTGCACCTGTTCTCCAGCCGCCAGCCCGACCTGAACTGGGAGAACCCCGACGTCCGCGCGGCCGTCTACTCGATGATGCGCTGGTGGCTCGACCGCGGGGTCGACGGCTTCCGGATGGACGTCATCAACCTGATCTCCAAGGACCCGCGGCTGCCCGACGGTGAGGCGCAGCACGGTGCCCACGCCGGTCCGTTGGTGGCCAACGGCCCACGGGTGCACGAGTTCCTCGCGGAGATGTACCGGGAGGTGTTCGCCGGACGGGCCGACAAGCTGATCACCGTGGGGGAGACCCCCGGTGCCACGGTGGCCGACGGTGAGCGCTACACCGACCCCGCGCGGCACGAGCTCGACATGGTGTTCACCTTCGAGCACGTCGACCTCGACCACGGTCCGGGCGGCAAGTTCGACGTGCGGCCGCTGAAGCTGACCGACCTGAAGGCGGTGCTGGGCCGGTGGCAGGTCGGGCTCGCCGAGCGGGGCTGGAACTCGCTCTACTGGGACAACCACGACCAGCCGCGGATCGTCTCGCGGTGGGGTGACGACGGGCGCTACCGCCGAGAGTCCGCCCGGATGCTCGCCACCGTCCTGCACCTGCACCGCGGCACGCCGTACGTGTACCAGGGCGAGGAGCTGGGCATGACGAACGCCCACTGGGACACGTTCGACCACTACCGGGACATCGAGTCGCTCCGGTACGTCGAGGAGATGCGCGCCGCCGGGACGCTGACCGACCAGCAGCTGCTCGCGGCGCTCGCGGCGATGAGCCGGGACAACGCCCGCACGCCGATGCAGTGGGACGACTCGCCGCAGGCGGGGTTCACCACCGGCCAGCCGTGGCTGCCGGTCAACGTGAACCGCACGACGATCAACGCGCGCGAGGACCGGGCCGACCCGGACTCGGTGTTCGCCCACTACCGCCGGCTGATCGCGCTGCGCCACGACCACGCGGTGGTGGCGCTGGGCGACTTCACCATGGTGCTGCCGGACGACGAGCACGTGTACGCGTTCACGCGCCGCCTCGGCGCCGAGGAGCTGCTGGTGCTCGGCAACTTCACGGGGGACCCGCAGCCGGTGGCGCTCGACGACCCGTGGCCCGCCGACGCGGAGGTGCTGATCGGCTCGTACCCGGGCCGGACCCCGGGACCCGACACGGCCCTGCGCCCGTGGGAGGCGCGCGTCTACCGCAGGCTGCACGCGTGA
- a CDS encoding acetolactate synthase large subunit, whose translation MVQGPHPAPPATPRPTAAARPPAAPQHGSTIGPEQVTGAQSIVRSLEEVGVEVVFGIPGGAILPTYDPLMDSAKVRHILVRHEQGGGHAASGYAHATGKVGVTMATSGPGATNLVTAIADANMDSIPMVAITGQVGAALIGTDAFQEADIVGITLPVSKHNYLVTDADEIPRVIAEAFHIASTGRPGPVLVDIAKSAMQARTTFSWPQEIQLPGYHPVTKPHAKQVREAARLLATARRPVLLVGGGVIRADATALLRRLVDASGAAVTTTLMARGALPDDHPQHLGMPGMHGTVPAVAALQRADLIVALGARFDDRVTGLLSSFAPNAAVVHADIDPAEIGKNVRVDVPIVGDLKEVIADLLPELEREQAHHGKPDLEAWWRQLDAWRETFPLGYDEPSDGHLAPQHVISRIGEISGPESIFVAGVGQHQMWAAQFIRYARPKSWLNSGGLGTMGYAVPAAMGAKVGQPDRTVWAIDGDGCFQMTNQELATCTINDIPIKVAVINNSSLGMVRQWQTLFYESRYSNTDLHTGHGTVRIPDFVKLADAYGAVGLRCETKADVDATIKRAMEIDDQPVVVDFTVSRDAMVWPMVAAGVSNDDIQYARHLTPAWDRED comes from the coding sequence ATGGTCCAGGGTCCTCACCCGGCACCACCCGCGACGCCGCGGCCCACGGCCGCCGCGCGGCCGCCCGCCGCACCGCAGCACGGCTCGACGATCGGGCCCGAGCAGGTCACCGGCGCGCAGTCGATCGTCCGGTCGCTCGAGGAGGTCGGCGTCGAGGTCGTCTTCGGCATCCCCGGCGGCGCCATCCTGCCCACCTACGACCCGCTGATGGACTCGGCGAAGGTCCGGCACATCCTGGTGCGCCACGAGCAGGGCGGCGGCCACGCTGCCTCCGGCTACGCGCACGCCACCGGCAAGGTCGGCGTGACGATGGCGACGTCCGGCCCGGGTGCGACCAACCTGGTCACGGCGATCGCCGACGCCAACATGGACTCGATCCCGATGGTGGCGATCACGGGTCAGGTCGGCGCGGCCCTGATCGGCACCGACGCCTTCCAGGAGGCCGACATCGTCGGCATCACGCTGCCGGTGAGCAAGCACAACTACCTGGTGACCGATGCGGACGAGATCCCGCGGGTGATCGCCGAGGCGTTCCACATCGCCTCGACCGGACGGCCCGGGCCGGTGCTGGTCGACATCGCCAAGTCGGCGATGCAGGCGCGCACCACGTTCTCCTGGCCGCAGGAGATCCAGCTGCCCGGGTACCACCCGGTGACCAAGCCGCACGCCAAGCAGGTGCGCGAGGCGGCCCGCCTGCTCGCGACCGCGCGGCGGCCGGTGCTGCTGGTCGGTGGTGGCGTGATCCGCGCCGACGCCACCGCCCTGCTGCGCCGGCTGGTGGACGCCTCCGGTGCGGCGGTGACCACCACGCTGATGGCCCGCGGCGCGCTGCCCGACGACCACCCGCAGCACCTGGGCATGCCGGGCATGCACGGGACGGTGCCCGCGGTGGCGGCCCTGCAGCGCGCGGACCTGATCGTGGCGCTCGGCGCCCGGTTCGACGACCGCGTCACCGGCCTGCTGTCGAGCTTCGCGCCGAACGCCGCCGTGGTGCACGCGGACATCGACCCGGCGGAGATCGGCAAGAACGTGCGGGTCGACGTGCCGATCGTCGGCGACCTCAAGGAGGTGATCGCCGACCTGCTGCCGGAGCTGGAGCGCGAGCAGGCGCACCACGGCAAGCCGGACCTGGAGGCCTGGTGGCGGCAGCTGGACGCCTGGCGCGAGACGTTCCCGCTCGGGTACGACGAGCCGTCGGACGGCCACCTGGCGCCGCAGCACGTGATCAGCCGGATCGGGGAGATCTCCGGGCCGGAGTCGATCTTCGTGGCGGGCGTGGGCCAGCACCAGATGTGGGCGGCGCAGTTCATCAGGTACGCCCGGCCCAAGTCGTGGCTGAACTCCGGTGGTCTCGGCACCATGGGCTACGCCGTGCCGGCGGCCATGGGCGCCAAGGTCGGCCAGCCGGACCGCACGGTGTGGGCGATCGACGGTGACGGCTGCTTCCAGATGACCAACCAGGAGCTGGCGACCTGCACGATCAACGACATCCCGATCAAGGTGGCGGTGATCAACAACTCCTCGCTCGGCATGGTCCGCCAGTGGCAGACCCTGTTCTACGAGTCGCGCTACTCCAACACCGACCTGCACACCGGTCACGGCACCGTGCGCATCCCCGACTTCGTCAAGCTGGCCGACGCGTACGGCGCCGTCGGTCTGCGCTGCGAGACCAAGGCGGACGTGGACGCGACGATCAAGCGGGCGATGGAGATCGACGACCAGCCGGTGGTGGTCGACTTCACGGTCTCCCGTGACGCGATGGTGTGGCCGATGGTGGCCGCCGGTGTGAGCAACGACGACATCCAGTACGCCCGGCACCTGACCCCGGCGTGGGACCGGGAAGACTGA
- the ilvN gene encoding acetolactate synthase small subunit: protein MTRHTLSVLVENKPGVLTRVAGLFARRSFNIHSLAVGPTEHEEISRITVVVDVDALPLEQVTKQLNKLINVIKIVELEDDASVRRELLLVKVKADQSQRTGVLEVVDLFRAHVVDVGTESVVVEAIGSPTKLTALLAALEPFGIREIVQSGTVAIGRGPRSITDRALERVSRSA, encoded by the coding sequence ATGACCCGGCACACCCTCTCGGTGCTCGTCGAGAACAAGCCCGGCGTGCTCACGCGCGTCGCCGGCCTGTTCGCGCGGCGCTCGTTCAACATCCACTCCCTCGCGGTGGGCCCCACCGAGCACGAGGAGATCAGCCGCATCACCGTCGTCGTCGACGTGGACGCGCTGCCGCTCGAGCAGGTGACCAAGCAGCTGAACAAGCTGATCAACGTCATCAAGATCGTCGAGCTCGAGGACGACGCCTCCGTCCGCCGCGAGCTGCTGCTGGTCAAGGTGAAGGCCGACCAGTCCCAGCGCACCGGCGTGCTGGAGGTGGTGGACCTGTTCCGCGCCCACGTCGTGGACGTCGGCACGGAGTCCGTGGTGGTCGAGGCGATCGGCAGCCCCACCAAGCTGACCGCGCTGCTGGCGGCCCTGGAGCCGTTCGGCATCCGTGAGATCGTCCAGTCGGGCACCGTCGCCATCGGCCGCGGCCCGCGCTCCATCACCGACCGAGCCCTCGAGCGGGTGAGCCGGTCGGCCTGA
- the ilvC gene encoding ketol-acid reductoisomerase has product MAELFYDDDADLAVIQSKKVAVIGYGSQGHAHALNMRDSGVDVRIGLRAGSASRAKAEQQGLRVLEVADAVKEADVVVILAPDQAQRKLYAEEIEPNLNPGTALVFGHGFNIRFGYITPKADADVFMVAPKGPGHLVRREYVAGRGVPVAIAVEKDASGQAWPLALSYAKAIGGLKAAGIKTTFTEETETDLFGEQAVLCGGVSQLIQYGFETLTEAGYQPEIAYFEVLHELKLIVDLIYEGGITKQRWSVSDTAEYGDYVSGPRVIDPHVKENMKAVLADIQSGAFATRFIADQDAGAPEFKALREKGQNHPIEPVGRELRKLFAWVKPSDADYTEGSAAR; this is encoded by the coding sequence GTGGCTGAGCTGTTCTACGACGACGACGCCGACCTGGCCGTCATCCAGTCCAAGAAGGTCGCCGTCATCGGCTACGGCAGCCAGGGGCACGCGCACGCGCTGAACATGCGCGACTCCGGCGTCGACGTCCGCATCGGCCTGCGTGCCGGCTCGGCGTCCCGGGCCAAGGCCGAGCAGCAGGGCCTGCGCGTCCTCGAGGTGGCCGATGCGGTCAAGGAGGCCGACGTCGTCGTGATCCTGGCGCCGGACCAGGCGCAGCGGAAGCTGTACGCCGAGGAGATCGAGCCGAACCTGAACCCGGGCACCGCGCTCGTGTTCGGCCACGGCTTCAACATCCGCTTCGGCTACATCACGCCCAAGGCCGACGCCGACGTGTTCATGGTCGCCCCGAAGGGCCCGGGTCACCTCGTGCGCCGCGAGTACGTCGCGGGCCGCGGTGTGCCGGTCGCCATCGCCGTGGAGAAGGACGCGTCCGGCCAGGCGTGGCCGCTCGCGCTGTCCTACGCCAAGGCGATCGGCGGCCTGAAGGCGGCGGGGATCAAGACGACGTTCACCGAGGAGACCGAGACCGACCTGTTCGGTGAGCAGGCCGTCCTCTGCGGCGGTGTCTCGCAGCTGATCCAGTACGGCTTCGAGACGCTGACCGAGGCCGGCTACCAGCCGGAGATCGCGTACTTCGAGGTGCTGCACGAGCTGAAGCTCATCGTCGACCTCATCTACGAGGGCGGCATCACCAAGCAGCGCTGGTCGGTGTCCGACACGGCCGAGTACGGCGACTACGTCTCCGGCCCGCGGGTGATCGACCCGCACGTGAAGGAGAACATGAAGGCGGTGCTCGCCGACATCCAGTCCGGGGCGTTCGCCACCCGGTTCATCGCCGACCAGGACGCCGGCGCACCGGAGTTCAAGGCGCTGCGCGAGAAGGGCCAGAACCACCCGATCGAGCCGGTCGGCCGCGAGCTGCGCAAGCTGTTCGCGTGGGTGAAGCCGTCGGACGCCGACTACACGGAGGGAAGCGCGGCGCGCTGA
- a CDS encoding ASCH domain-containing protein, protein MTDETDETDEQLVPAAGGSAVPGDVDGDGLSDVPAVGGDVEEDDALVALWQAAQAHLGLGRMDVVMGPGDRDLVAPPVWSFGDSPELADELLELVLAGRKTATAGALSDYEAAGEALPQVGDVSIVTDGSGTPRVVLRATQVDVVPFDEVGAEHAALEGEGDRSLEQWRRDHEAVWRRRLPAEPFDPRMPMVLERFEVVYPTLGPTPAE, encoded by the coding sequence ATGACGGACGAGACCGACGAGACGGACGAGCAGCTGGTGCCGGCAGCGGGTGGGTCGGCGGTTCCGGGGGACGTGGACGGCGACGGTCTGTCGGACGTGCCTGCCGTGGGCGGTGACGTCGAGGAGGACGACGCCCTGGTGGCGCTCTGGCAGGCGGCTCAGGCGCACCTGGGCCTGGGCCGGATGGACGTGGTGATGGGTCCGGGCGACCGGGACCTCGTCGCTCCGCCGGTGTGGTCGTTCGGGGACAGCCCGGAGCTCGCGGACGAGCTGCTCGAGCTGGTGCTGGCCGGCCGGAAGACGGCGACGGCCGGCGCCCTCAGCGACTACGAGGCGGCGGGGGAGGCGCTCCCGCAGGTCGGCGACGTCTCGATCGTCACCGACGGGTCGGGGACGCCCCGCGTCGTGCTGCGCGCCACGCAGGTGGACGTGGTGCCGTTCGACGAGGTCGGGGCCGAGCACGCCGCGCTCGAGGGAGAGGGGGACCGGTCGCTGGAGCAGTGGCGACGGGACCACGAGGCGGTGTGGCGACGTAGGCTGCCCGCCGAGCCGTTCGACCCGCGGATGCCGATGGTTCTCGAGCGGTTCGAGGTGGTGTACCCGACCCTGGGTCCCACGCCCGCGGAGTAG
- a CDS encoding 3-isopropylmalate dehydrogenase, whose product MSDAAPQVPALADPTVIDLAVVPGDGIGIEVVEQGLLALEAALAGGGPALRTTHFDLGARRWHATGETLTDDDLAAIRTHDAILLGAVGDPTVPSGVLERGLLLRLRFALDHYVNLRPGRLYPGVRSPLADPGEVDFVVVREGTEGPYVGNGGALRAGTPHEVATEVSLNTAFGVERVVRYAFEVASRRPRKKLTLVHKHNVLVHAGHLWRRTVDAVNAEFPDVTVDYSHVDAATIYLVTDPSRFDVVVTDNLFGDILTDLAAAITGGIGLAASGNVNPDSTSPSMFEPVHGSAPDIAGQGKADPTATVLSVAMLLDHLGLPDAAARVERAVAADLADRAGAARVRSTAEVGQDLVSRIVG is encoded by the coding sequence ATGTCCGACGCCGCACCGCAGGTGCCCGCCCTCGCCGACCCCACCGTGATCGACCTGGCAGTCGTGCCGGGGGACGGTATCGGCATCGAGGTGGTGGAGCAGGGCCTCCTCGCCCTCGAGGCGGCGCTCGCGGGTGGTGGCCCGGCGCTGCGCACCACGCACTTCGACCTCGGTGCGCGCCGCTGGCACGCGACGGGGGAGACCCTGACGGACGACGACCTCGCCGCGATCCGCACCCACGACGCGATCCTGCTCGGCGCCGTCGGCGACCCGACGGTGCCGTCCGGCGTGCTGGAGCGCGGCCTGCTGCTGCGGCTCCGGTTCGCGCTGGACCACTACGTCAACCTCCGCCCCGGCCGCCTCTACCCGGGTGTCCGGTCCCCGCTGGCCGACCCGGGCGAGGTCGACTTCGTCGTGGTCCGTGAGGGCACCGAGGGCCCCTACGTCGGGAACGGTGGTGCGCTGCGCGCCGGGACGCCGCACGAGGTGGCCACCGAGGTGAGCCTGAACACCGCTTTCGGCGTCGAGCGGGTGGTCCGCTACGCGTTCGAGGTCGCCTCGCGCCGGCCCCGCAAGAAGCTGACGCTGGTGCACAAGCACAACGTGCTGGTCCACGCCGGTCACCTGTGGCGCCGCACGGTCGACGCGGTGAACGCCGAGTTCCCCGACGTGACGGTCGACTACTCGCACGTCGACGCCGCCACGATCTACCTGGTCACCGACCCGTCGCGGTTCGACGTCGTGGTGACCGACAACCTGTTCGGCGACATCCTCACGGACCTCGCCGCCGCGATCACGGGCGGCATCGGCCTCGCCGCCTCGGGGAACGTCAACCCTGACAGCACGTCGCCGAGCATGTTCGAGCCCGTCCACGGCTCGGCGCCGGACATCGCCGGTCAGGGCAAGGCGGACCCGACCGCCACCGTCCTGTCGGTCGCGATGCTGCTCGACCACCTCGGCCTGCCGGACGCCGCCGCGCGGGTCGAGCGTGCCGTCGCGGCCGATCTGGCGGACCGCGCCGGGGCCGCGCGAGTACGGTCGACGGCCGAGGTGGGCCAGGACCTCGTCTCCCGCATCGTCGGCTGA
- a CDS encoding branched-chain amino acid aminotransferase, with protein sequence MSTTTPDLFEIRPSAHRVTDADREAALASPRFGTVFTDHMARISWSTADGWHDRRVEPYGPLQLDPATAVLHYAQEIFEGLKAYRHADGSVWTFRPEVNAARFARSARRLALPVLSTEDFLGAIGALVGVDRAWVPAGEEMSLYLRPFMYASESFLGVRPAGAVEFLVIASPVGPYFAGGVKPVSIWVDRQYHRAGPGGTGAAKCGGNYAASLLPQQEAYAKGFEQVCFLDATTGTQLEELGGMNVMVVHADGHVSTPPLSGSILEGVTRSSIIQLLADAGHPVSEEPVLLTDLQAGLTDGTVTEVFACGTAAVMTPIGRLASDDFDLTVGTGEAGPVTTLVRQQLTDIQYGRAEDRYGWLHRIA encoded by the coding sequence ATGAGCACCACCACGCCGGACCTGTTCGAGATCCGACCCAGCGCCCATCGGGTGACCGATGCCGACCGCGAGGCCGCGCTGGCGTCGCCCCGGTTCGGCACGGTGTTCACCGACCACATGGCGCGGATCAGCTGGTCAACGGCCGACGGCTGGCACGACCGCCGCGTCGAGCCGTACGGGCCGCTGCAGCTGGACCCGGCCACGGCGGTGCTGCACTACGCGCAGGAGATCTTCGAGGGTCTGAAGGCGTACCGGCACGCCGACGGCTCCGTGTGGACGTTCCGTCCGGAGGTGAACGCCGCCCGGTTCGCGCGCTCGGCGCGCCGGCTGGCGCTGCCGGTGCTGTCGACCGAGGACTTCCTCGGCGCGATCGGGGCGCTCGTCGGCGTCGACCGGGCCTGGGTGCCGGCCGGCGAGGAGATGAGCCTGTACCTGCGGCCCTTCATGTACGCCTCGGAGTCCTTCCTCGGCGTGCGGCCCGCCGGCGCGGTGGAGTTCCTGGTCATCGCCTCGCCCGTCGGCCCGTACTTCGCCGGCGGCGTGAAGCCCGTGTCGATCTGGGTGGACCGCCAGTACCACCGCGCCGGTCCCGGCGGCACGGGTGCCGCCAAGTGCGGCGGCAACTACGCCGCCAGCCTGCTGCCGCAGCAGGAGGCCTACGCCAAGGGCTTCGAGCAGGTGTGCTTCCTCGACGCGACCACCGGCACGCAGCTGGAGGAGCTCGGCGGGATGAACGTGATGGTGGTGCACGCCGACGGGCACGTCAGCACGCCGCCGCTGTCCGGGTCGATCCTCGAGGGCGTCACCCGGTCCTCGATCATCCAGCTGCTCGCCGATGCGGGACACCCGGTCAGCGAGGAGCCCGTGCTGCTGACCGACCTCCAGGCCGGCCTGACCGACGGGACCGTGACCGAGGTGTTCGCGTGCGGCACTGCAGCCGTGATGACGCCGATCGGCCGGCTCGCCTCCGACGACTTCGACCTGACGGTCGGCACCGGCGAGGCCGGTCCCGTCACCACCCTGGTCCGGCAGCAGCTGACCGACATCCAGTACGGCCGGGCCGAGGACCGGTACGGCTGGCTGCACCGGATCGCCTGA
- the cimA gene encoding citramalate synthase — MSTGFQVYDTTLRDGAQQEGIALSVADKLAIVPLLDELGVGYIEGGWPGAVPKDTEFFKRAAKELDLRHAVLAAFGATRRADARAVDDPQVRALVDAETPVVTVVAKSDVRHVERALRTTPDEGLAMIADTVRFLVREGRRVVVDAEHLFDGYRYDPGYSRSAVLTAFEAGAEVVTLCDTNGGMLPAWVTRIVTELRDAVGPAGILGMHAHNDSGCAVANTLAAVEAGCEHVQGTVNGYGERTGNADLLTVVADLELKLGRTVLTPVDGGGLRELTRIAHAISEITNISPFARSPYVGASAFAHKAGLHASAIRVDPDLYQHADPAAVGNDMRMLVSDMAGRASIELKGRELGFDLSNRPEVLSAVTNRVKDAEANGYTYEAADASFELLLLEEAGAGKPAYFTVESWRTIIERRGGRGTPATAEATVKLHAGGERLVSTGEGNGPVDALNHALRHALLGVYPELEPFVLIDFKVRILDSQLGTDAVTRVLIETTDGSSSWSTVGVGPNLIEASWEALTDSVIWGLYKAGVPAR, encoded by the coding sequence GTGAGCACTGGCTTCCAGGTGTACGACACGACCTTGCGCGACGGCGCCCAGCAGGAGGGCATCGCCCTGTCGGTCGCCGACAAGCTGGCCATCGTCCCGCTGCTCGACGAGCTCGGCGTCGGCTACATCGAGGGCGGCTGGCCGGGCGCGGTGCCCAAGGACACCGAGTTCTTCAAGCGTGCGGCCAAGGAGCTGGACCTGCGGCACGCGGTGCTCGCGGCGTTCGGCGCGACGCGCCGGGCCGACGCCCGTGCCGTCGACGACCCGCAGGTCCGGGCGCTGGTGGACGCCGAGACGCCGGTGGTGACGGTGGTCGCCAAGAGCGACGTCCGGCACGTGGAGCGCGCGCTGCGGACGACGCCCGACGAGGGTCTGGCGATGATCGCCGACACCGTACGGTTCCTGGTCCGTGAGGGGCGGCGGGTGGTGGTGGACGCCGAGCACCTGTTCGACGGCTACCGCTACGACCCCGGGTACTCGCGCTCGGCGGTGCTGACGGCGTTCGAGGCGGGCGCCGAGGTGGTGACGCTGTGCGACACGAACGGCGGCATGCTGCCGGCCTGGGTGACGCGCATCGTCACCGAGCTGCGCGACGCGGTCGGCCCCGCCGGCATCCTGGGCATGCACGCGCACAACGACTCCGGCTGCGCCGTGGCCAACACGCTGGCCGCCGTCGAGGCGGGGTGCGAGCACGTGCAGGGCACCGTCAACGGCTACGGCGAGCGCACCGGCAACGCCGACCTGCTCACGGTCGTGGCCGACCTCGAGCTCAAGCTCGGACGGACCGTCCTGACACCGGTCGACGGCGGTGGGCTGCGTGAGCTGACCCGGATCGCCCACGCGATCAGCGAGATCACCAACATCTCCCCGTTCGCCCGGTCGCCCTACGTCGGCGCGAGCGCCTTCGCGCACAAGGCGGGTCTGCACGCCTCCGCGATCCGGGTGGACCCCGACCTCTACCAGCACGCCGACCCGGCGGCGGTGGGCAACGACATGCGCATGCTGGTCTCCGACATGGCCGGGCGGGCGTCGATCGAGCTCAAGGGCCGCGAGCTGGGCTTCGACCTCTCGAACCGGCCGGAGGTGCTCTCGGCGGTGACCAACCGGGTCAAGGACGCCGAGGCGAACGGGTACACGTACGAGGCGGCCGACGCGTCGTTCGAGCTGCTGCTGCTGGAGGAGGCGGGCGCCGGCAAGCCCGCCTACTTCACGGTCGAGTCCTGGCGCACGATCATCGAGCGCCGGGGCGGGCGGGGGACCCCGGCGACGGCCGAGGCGACGGTCAAGCTGCACGCCGGCGGCGAGCGGCTCGTCAGCACGGGGGAGGGGAACGGTCCCGTCGACGCCCTGAACCATGCGCTCCGGCACGCCCTGCTCGGTGTCTACCCCGAGCTCGAGCCGTTCGTGCTGATCGACTTCAAGGTCCGGATCCTCGACTCGCAGCTCGGCACCGACGCCGTCACGCGCGTGCTGATCGAGACCACGGACGGCAGCTCGTCGTGGAGCACCGTCGGGGTGGGCCCCAACCTGATCGAGGCGTCGTGGGAGGCCCTGACCGACTCGGTGATCTGGGGCCTGTACAAGGCCGGCGTCCCCGCCCGCTGA
- a CDS encoding biotin/lipoate A/B protein ligase family protein — protein sequence MHGAYKVPGGKLVVVDLDVVDGRLTDVELSGDFFVEPDEVLDVLRDALEAMPAESAVTRLTHAMDEALDDARLPSAPAMIGFTTRDVAVAVRRALGLSTTWQEHTFELLDPGPLPPAMHTALDQVLTEELAAGRRGPSLRFWEWQTPAVIIGSFQSVRNEVDAEAAERYGVQVIRRISGGGAMFMEAGNCITFSLVVPESLVDGLSFEESYAFLNQWVLGALADVGVEAGLSGLNDISSPAGKIAGSAQKRMVGGAVLHHVTMAYDIDAEKMNEVLRIGREKLSDKGTVSAVKRVDPVRSQTRLPREAVITAFTEHFRSRYPTVDGELRPDELHRAAQLQHEKFENPLWTRRLP from the coding sequence GTGCACGGTGCGTACAAGGTTCCCGGGGGCAAGCTCGTCGTCGTCGACCTGGACGTGGTCGACGGCCGTCTGACCGACGTCGAGCTCAGCGGGGACTTCTTCGTCGAGCCCGACGAGGTGCTCGACGTGCTCCGCGACGCGCTCGAGGCGATGCCGGCCGAGAGCGCGGTGACGCGCCTGACGCACGCGATGGACGAGGCGCTGGACGACGCACGCTTGCCGTCCGCCCCCGCGATGATCGGGTTCACCACCCGGGACGTCGCGGTGGCGGTGCGCCGGGCCCTCGGCCTGTCGACGACCTGGCAGGAGCACACGTTCGAGCTGCTGGACCCGGGCCCGCTGCCCCCGGCGATGCACACGGCCCTCGACCAGGTGCTCACCGAGGAGCTGGCCGCCGGACGCCGTGGACCGAGCCTGCGGTTCTGGGAGTGGCAGACGCCGGCGGTGATCATCGGCTCGTTCCAGTCGGTGCGCAACGAGGTGGACGCCGAGGCGGCGGAGCGGTACGGCGTGCAGGTGATCCGGCGGATCAGCGGCGGCGGCGCGATGTTCATGGAGGCGGGCAACTGCATCACGTTCTCTTTGGTGGTGCCCGAGTCCCTGGTGGACGGCCTCTCGTTCGAGGAGTCGTACGCCTTCCTCAACCAGTGGGTGCTGGGGGCCCTCGCGGACGTGGGGGTCGAGGCAGGGCTGTCCGGCCTCAACGACATCTCCTCACCCGCCGGCAAGATCGCCGGCTCCGCGCAGAAGCGGATGGTCGGCGGGGCGGTGCTGCACCACGTGACGATGGCGTACGACATCGACGCGGAGAAGATGAACGAGGTGCTGCGGATCGGCCGCGAGAAGCTCTCGGACAAGGGCACGGTCAGCGCCGTCAAGCGGGTCGACCCGGTGCGGTCCCAGACCCGGCTGCCGCGCGAGGCGGTCATCACGGCGTTCACCGAGCACTTCCGCTCGCGGTACCCCACCGTCGACGGCGAGCTCCGTCCGGACGAGCTGCACCGGGCCGCCCAGCTGCAGCACGAGAAGTTCGAGAACCCGCTCTGGACGCGTCGTCTCCCTTGA